In the Methanobrevibacter sp. genome, AGTTACAAGAATCTTTGTGGATTTTGGCATGAGTAAAATATTTGTATATTTTAAATCTTCACCATATTTAGGATTACTACTTGCCCTAAATGGAATTTGAGGAACATAAACCCCATCAACAGCATTTTCAACCATGAAGTTTTCGCTATCCTTATATACAAGCGCAACATCTTCTTCAAGTTCAGCAGAATGTTCTTTTAAAATTTTTAAAATTGCATTTATAGATTCTATAAACTCTTTTTCTTCATCAGTTGGCTCATAACAGACTCTTATGAAAGTTTCAATTGGAATAGAGATATTATGATCTGAAAAAGGATTGATTGTTACTTCTGCGTATTTGTCAGTTTGTCCCAACATTGCTGCAAGGTCACTCATAAATAAAATATATGCAGAACTTCTAATACCTGATTTTTCCATTTCCTTATCACTTGTAAACAATGGTACTGCTTTAGTTCCGTCCTCAGCAGTTAAATACTGAATATTAAATCCAACCTGACCTTCCGGTTCAAACACATCACCAGGTTTTGCATCTTCCATTCCCTCAAACATATTTGGAGAATATGAAACCGGCATGAACAATTGTGCTTTTTTTAATAATTCAAAAAATTCCCTTTGAGTCTCACCAGTTATTTCTTTTGCCATTACTTCTTCCAAACGGGAATTGTCAATACCAATATTTTCATCTACATAATCCATAATAACCACCTATAAATGATTTACATACTTTGTAAACTCAGAAAGTTCATCAAGAATGTTTTTAAAAAATTCTACGCTGTTTGGCATGTCCTGTTCATTATAGACATCCATCAGATACATTAACATCATAATTATTTCAGGATTAACTCCAAGCTGAATATTATTCTTCTTAAAGTATTCAACATCCTCACTAACAGGTTTTTGTTCTTCTCCGGATTTTAAAAACATAAAGAAGTTGAATAAATGATTATACAATTCAATGTTTTTGTTTGTATGATACAAGTAATCTGCAAGCTTGAAATAATTGGATATTAATATTTCAACATTATATGAATATTTAAAAATATCACATGTTAAATCTTTTAGTTTTTCTTCCTCATTTTTAGTTTGATAAAGCTCACACAATCTCATTAAAATTGAATCAGAAACAGGATTAATCTGATTAGCTATTTTTAAATACTTTTCTGCCTTGTCAAGTTTACCAGTATTTAGATATGCAATGGAATAAATCGTATAGATTTCTTCTAATGGCACATCCATGCCCAATACATTAACTTTGTTTATATCTTCAAATTTTCGCTAAACATTAGCTCTTCAAGAGGATTTGCGAAGTGGTAATAATCAATTGTTTTGTAATGTGGATTTTCATCTAAAAAATTGCTGATTTTGGTTATTACATCTTCGAAATTGCATTTATTTAGCATATTTATAATCTCTTCTAAAAATTCCATATGCCTCACCTTGATAAGATATTATGTATTAACAACTTAATAACAATTGCTAATTCTAAGAAATTTTCTAATTTGGTAGAAAAATTATATTGATAATACTCACTATTTAAATAAACTCAAAAAAAGTAATACTTTTAAATACTTTCAACTCCAAAATTATAATTAATAATACTGAGTATTTAAATAAATTCAAAAAAAGTAATACTTTAAGGTGTTTTACAATGATTGATGAGATAACAGATTACCTATTTGGATTAAAAATGACTATTGTTTCAGGAGTATTTCTTCTTATAGCAGTTATTTTTATGATTTTTAATATCCAAACTCCATTTTACTTAAACCCTGCATGGGCAACTGTAATAATAAGTGGAATTCCAATGCTTCTTTTGGCAACAACCAGATTAATTCGTGAAAAATGGATTTCATCTGCTCTTTTAATTGCAATAGCTATGATTGCATCACTTTTAATAGGTGAAGTATTTGCTGCAGGTGAAGTTGCATGGATTATGGCACTTGGAGCGCTTCTTGAAGACTGGACTGTTGAGAGAGCTAAAAAAGGTTTAAAAAACCTGATTGATTTAACTCCCCAAACAGGAAGAAGAATAATTAACGGCAAAGAAGAAGTAATTCAGGTAGATGAAATAAAAATCGGAGATATTTTAAGAATACTTCC is a window encoding:
- a CDS encoding SseB family protein, producing the protein MDYVDENIGIDNSRLEEVMAKEITGETQREFFELLKKAQLFMPVSYSPNMFEGMEDAKPGDVFEPEGQVGFNIQYLTAEDGTKAVPLFTSDKEMEKSGIRSSAYILFMSDLAAMLGQTDKYAEVTINPFSDHNISIPIETFIRVCYEPTDEEKEFIESINAILKILKEHSAELEEDVALVYKDSENFMVENAVDGVYVPQIPFRASSNPKYGEDLKYTNILLMPKSTKILVTGQDVDLDIIIAPGSEFNLEEELDEVTTIWKCGAQPFYDD